In Citrus sinensis cultivar Valencia sweet orange chromosome 2, DVS_A1.0, whole genome shotgun sequence, a single genomic region encodes these proteins:
- the LOC102628818 gene encoding G-type lectin S-receptor-like serine/threonine-protein kinase RLK1 isoform X2 produces MTSARLYFIFLLFQLPYFSHLAIAQNNGTVPVGATLTADNKDQNPAVPRGSQVKLTADQGLVLNDPQGKQVWSSKIDIGTVAVGHMNDTGNFVLASSSSGRLWDSFSNPTDTLLLGQMMETEQGLFSRKSENNFSRGRFQFRLLEDGNLVLNIANLATGFAYDAYYTSGTYDPANSSNSGYRVMFNESGYMYILRRNGGRFDLTTERVVPAADFYYRATLNFDGVFAQYFYPKNGNGNWSVAWSEPENICVDIGGGLGSGACGYNSICTLDSDRRPRCACPKGYSLLDENDRYGSCRPDFELSCWGGGQGYNKELFDFHELKNINWPQSDYERFKPYNEVQCKNTCLSDCFCAAVIFNDGSCWFKKLPLSNGMTDSRIAGKAFIKYKNKGDDPPSVPRPPDPEDKKKSKMMNATGSVLLGSSVFVNFALVCAFVLGFSFIYKKKWIRNSPDDGTIETNLRCFSYKELEGATNNFKEEVGRGSFGIVYKGVIQTRTSTTAVAVKKLDRVFQDGEREFKNEVFVIGQTHHKNLVRLLGFCDEGQNRLLVYEFLNNGTLASFLFGNLKPNWNLRTNIAFQIARGLLYLHEDCRAQIIHCDIKPQNILLDDYYTARISDFGLAKLLTLNQSKTIKTAIRGTKGYVAPEWFRNSKITAKVDVYSFGVLLLEIISCRKSFDIEMGEEYAILTDWAFDCYRNGKLNVLVGEDKEAMNDIECLGKLVMVSIWCIQEDPSLRPTMKKVLQMLEGVVEVSVPPNPYPFSSSMGLY; encoded by the exons ATGACTTCTGCTAGATTGTACttcatattcttattatttcaGCTTCCATATTTTTCACATTTAGCCATCGCTCAAAACAATGGAACTGTGCCTGTGGGTGCAACTCTCACAGCAG ATAATAAAGATCAAAATCCTGCTGTCCCAAGAGGATCACAGGTAAAGCTTACTGCTGATCAAGGGCTAGTGCTTAATGATCCTCAAGGCAAACAAGTTTGGAGCTCTAAAATTGATATTGGTACAGTCGCTGTTGGCCATATGAATGATACAGGCAATTTTGTGCTTGCAAGCAGCAGCTCTGGCAGGTTATGGGACAGCTTCAGCAATCCTACGGATACATTGCTGCTAGGGCAAATGATGGAGACTGAACAAGGACTTTTTTCTCGAAAATCGGAGAACAATTTCTCCCGAGGACGGTTCCAATTTCGCTTGCTTGAAGATGGTAATCTTGTTCTCAATATTGCAAATTTGGCTACTGGTTTTGCTTATGATGCTTACTACACTAGTGGTACTTATGATCCTGCAAACTCATCAAATTCCGGTTACCGAGTGATGTTCAATGAGTCTGGTTACATGTACATATTGAGAAGAAATGGCGGGAGGTTTGATCTCACAACAGAAAGAGTAGTCCCAGCAGCAGACTTTTACTACAGAGCAACTCTCAATTTTGATGGTGTTTTCGCGCAATATTTTTATCCAAAGAATGGCAATGGAAACTGGTCTGTTGCCTGGTCTGAGCCTGAAAATATTTGTGTTGATATTGGAGGAGGCTTGGGAAGTGGTGCTTGTGGATATAACAGTATTTGCACCTTAGATAGTGATCGAAGGCCAAGGTGTGCATGCCCGAAAGGGTATTCTTTACTTGATGAGAATGACAGGTACGGAAGCTGCAGGCCAGATTTTGAATTGAGCTGCTGGGGAGGAGGGCAGGGTTATAACAaagaattatttgattttcatgagcttaaaaatataaattggcCTCAGTCAGACTACGAGCGTTTCAAGCCCTATAATGAAGTGCAGTGCAAAAACACTTGCTTGAGTGATTGTTTCTGTGCTGCGGTCATTTTTAATGACGGTAGCTGCTGGTTCAAGAAGCTGCCTCTCTCCAATGGCATGACAGATAGCCGTATTGCTGGCAAagcttttataaaatataagaataaagGTGATGATCCTCCATCAGTCCCTCGTCCTCCGGATCCTgaagacaagaaaaaaagtaagatGATGAATGCCACAGGATCAGTACTCTTAGGAAGCTCCGTGTTTGTGAATTTTGCGTTGGTTTGTGCATTTGTTCTTGGTTTTTCCTTCATCTATAAGAAGAAATGGATAAGAAACAGTCCAGACGATGGCACCATTGAAACAAATTTGCGTTGTTTTAGCTACAAAGAGCTTGAGGGAGCTACAAATAACTTCAAGGAAGAAGTCGGCAGAGGATCTTTTGGTATTGTTTACAAAGGTGTCATTCAAACAAGAACAAGTACCACTGCAGTTGCAGTCAAGAAATTGGATAGAGTGTTTCAAGATGGTGAAAGAGAATTCAAGAATGAAGTCTTCGTGATTGGCCAGACTCATCACAAGAATCTTGTTCGGTTGCTCGGGTTCTGTGACGAAGGCCAGAACAGGTTGTTGGTGTATGAGTTCTTGAATAATGGAACATTAGCCAGTTTCCTTTTCGGAAACTTGAAGCCTAACTGGAACCTCAGAACTAACATTGCATTTCAGATTGCAAGAGGGCTTCTGTACCTACATGAAGATTGCAGAGCTCAGATCATCCATTGTGATATAAAGCCTCAGAACATATTGCTTGATGATTACTACACTGCTCGGATATCGGACTTTGGTTTGGCAAAGCTTTTGACATTGAATCAGAGCAAAACTATTAAGACGGCTATAAGAGGAACAAAAGGGTATGTAGCTCCTGAATGGTTTAGGAACTCAAAAATCACAGCAAAGGTTGATGTGTACAGCTTTGGTGTTTTGTTGCTAGAAATCATTTCCTGCAGGAAAAGCTTTGATATTGAAATGGGTGAAGAGTATGCAATTTTAACAGATTGGGCTTTTGATTGCTACAGAAATGGGAAATTGAATGTTTTGGTTGGGGAAGACAAGGAAGCCATGAATGATATAGAATGTTTAGGGAAGCTTGTGATGGTTTCCATTTGGTGCATTCAAGAGGATCCATCTCTTAGACCAACAATGAAGAAAGTTTTACAGATGCTTGAAGGAGTTGTTGAAGTGAGTGTTCCCCCAAATCCATATCCATTTAGTAGCTCAATGGGCTTATATTGA
- the LOC112496498 gene encoding uncharacterized protein LOC112496498: MTDNYKGHQHLLTFVENVSFKSECQCDINYHIQCGDPVSLPPTVVYEHHEHPLVLTETLAEDDSTLFYCYACVKERNPKHSFYFCAKCEYSTHVHCVITKVQLVERKKLKHFSHQHFLILQENGDVCYSACENFIQGASYGCDPCNYYLHQFCAALPKTLLHPYHQHHLPLQKPFVGIYRQCSACHKHGNGYMFSCVNCKFNLDVDCISLQRPSMKIESHEHIVTIFKKLHRSPKCICCNSASSNIIYLCCMRCNYIVHLWCAPLPKIIKHESHHYPLFITDYLFDKAYDEEVCDICEETRDQEECVYYCADCDFVAEFNCVLSKVMACLKGERGPVSLRTIDREITDKVIKKGSSLQDIHERN; encoded by the exons TACAAAGGCCACCAGCATCTTCTTACTTTTGTGGAGAATGTGTCTTTTAAAAGCGAATGTCAG TGTGACATCAACTACCACATCCAGTGCGGTGATCCGGTTTCACTACCCCCAACTGTTGTATATGAGCATCATGAACATCCACTTGTTCTCACTGAAACACTTGCTGAAGATGACTCTACTCTGTTTTACTGTTACGCCTGCGTGAAAGAAAGGAATCCAAAACATTCCTTCTACTTCTGTGCTAAATGTGAGTACTCGACTCATGTGCACTGTGTTATCACCAAGGTACAATTGgtggaaagaaagaaactcaAGCATTTTAGTCACCAACATTTCTTGATTCTTCAAGAGAACGGTGATGTTTGCTACAGTGCTTGCGAGAACTTTATCCAGGGAGCATCATACGGTTGTGATCCCTGCAATTATTATCTCCACCAATTCTGTGCCGCGCTTCCAAAGACGCTCTTGCATCCCTACCATCAACATCATTTGCCTCTCCAGAAACCTTTTGTTGGAATATACCGTCAATGCAGTGCTTGTCACAAGCATGGGAATGGCTACATGTTTTCTTGCGTTAATTGCAAATTTAATCTGGATGTTGACTGCATTTCACTTCAACGTCCttcaatgaaaattgaaagccATGAGCACATTGTTACTATCTTCAAAAAGTTACATAGATCCCCAAAATGCATATGCTGCAATTCTGCCTCTTCCAATATCATATATCTGTGTTGCATGAGATGCAACTATATTGTCCATCTTTGGTGTGCTCCTTTACCGAAGATTATTAAGCATGAGAGTCACCATTATCCGCTTTTCATCACAGATTATTTGTTTGACAAAGCTTATGATGAGGAGGTTTGTGATATTTGTGAGGAGACAAGAGATCAAGAAGAATGTGTTTATTATTGTGCAGATTGCGACTTTGTGGCAGAATTTAATTGCGTACTTTCTAAG GTAATGGCTTGTCTGAAAGGAGAGCGAGGACCTGTCTCGTTAAGAACTATCGACAGAGAGATAACTGATAAGGTTATCAAAAAAGGCTCAAGTTTACAGGACAtacatgaaagaaattaa
- the LOC102628818 gene encoding G-type lectin S-receptor-like serine/threonine-protein kinase RLK1 isoform X1: MTSARLYFIFLLFQLPYFSHLAIAQNNGTVPVGATLTAGTSSSPWLSPSGDFAFGFHQLDEENNTNDLFLLSIFYNKIPEKTVVWYTDNKDQNPAVPRGSQVKLTADQGLVLNDPQGKQVWSSKIDIGTVAVGHMNDTGNFVLASSSSGRLWDSFSNPTDTLLLGQMMETEQGLFSRKSENNFSRGRFQFRLLEDGNLVLNIANLATGFAYDAYYTSGTYDPANSSNSGYRVMFNESGYMYILRRNGGRFDLTTERVVPAADFYYRATLNFDGVFAQYFYPKNGNGNWSVAWSEPENICVDIGGGLGSGACGYNSICTLDSDRRPRCACPKGYSLLDENDRYGSCRPDFELSCWGGGQGYNKELFDFHELKNINWPQSDYERFKPYNEVQCKNTCLSDCFCAAVIFNDGSCWFKKLPLSNGMTDSRIAGKAFIKYKNKGDDPPSVPRPPDPEDKKKSKMMNATGSVLLGSSVFVNFALVCAFVLGFSFIYKKKWIRNSPDDGTIETNLRCFSYKELEGATNNFKEEVGRGSFGIVYKGVIQTRTSTTAVAVKKLDRVFQDGEREFKNEVFVIGQTHHKNLVRLLGFCDEGQNRLLVYEFLNNGTLASFLFGNLKPNWNLRTNIAFQIARGLLYLHEDCRAQIIHCDIKPQNILLDDYYTARISDFGLAKLLTLNQSKTIKTAIRGTKGYVAPEWFRNSKITAKVDVYSFGVLLLEIISCRKSFDIEMGEEYAILTDWAFDCYRNGKLNVLVGEDKEAMNDIECLGKLVMVSIWCIQEDPSLRPTMKKVLQMLEGVVEVSVPPNPYPFSSSMGLY, translated from the coding sequence ATGACTTCTGCTAGATTGTACttcatattcttattatttcaGCTTCCATATTTTTCACATTTAGCCATCGCTCAAAACAATGGAACTGTGCCTGTGGGTGCAACTCTCACAGCAGGTACTAGTAGCTCTCCGTGGCTTTCTCCTTCTGGTGATTTTGCATTTGGATTTCACCAGCTTGACGAAGAAAACAACACCAATGACCTCTTCTTGCTTTCAAtattttacaacaaaataCCTGAAAAAACTGTTGTCTGGTACACAGATAATAAAGATCAAAATCCTGCTGTCCCAAGAGGATCACAGGTAAAGCTTACTGCTGATCAAGGGCTAGTGCTTAATGATCCTCAAGGCAAACAAGTTTGGAGCTCTAAAATTGATATTGGTACAGTCGCTGTTGGCCATATGAATGATACAGGCAATTTTGTGCTTGCAAGCAGCAGCTCTGGCAGGTTATGGGACAGCTTCAGCAATCCTACGGATACATTGCTGCTAGGGCAAATGATGGAGACTGAACAAGGACTTTTTTCTCGAAAATCGGAGAACAATTTCTCCCGAGGACGGTTCCAATTTCGCTTGCTTGAAGATGGTAATCTTGTTCTCAATATTGCAAATTTGGCTACTGGTTTTGCTTATGATGCTTACTACACTAGTGGTACTTATGATCCTGCAAACTCATCAAATTCCGGTTACCGAGTGATGTTCAATGAGTCTGGTTACATGTACATATTGAGAAGAAATGGCGGGAGGTTTGATCTCACAACAGAAAGAGTAGTCCCAGCAGCAGACTTTTACTACAGAGCAACTCTCAATTTTGATGGTGTTTTCGCGCAATATTTTTATCCAAAGAATGGCAATGGAAACTGGTCTGTTGCCTGGTCTGAGCCTGAAAATATTTGTGTTGATATTGGAGGAGGCTTGGGAAGTGGTGCTTGTGGATATAACAGTATTTGCACCTTAGATAGTGATCGAAGGCCAAGGTGTGCATGCCCGAAAGGGTATTCTTTACTTGATGAGAATGACAGGTACGGAAGCTGCAGGCCAGATTTTGAATTGAGCTGCTGGGGAGGAGGGCAGGGTTATAACAaagaattatttgattttcatgagcttaaaaatataaattggcCTCAGTCAGACTACGAGCGTTTCAAGCCCTATAATGAAGTGCAGTGCAAAAACACTTGCTTGAGTGATTGTTTCTGTGCTGCGGTCATTTTTAATGACGGTAGCTGCTGGTTCAAGAAGCTGCCTCTCTCCAATGGCATGACAGATAGCCGTATTGCTGGCAAagcttttataaaatataagaataaagGTGATGATCCTCCATCAGTCCCTCGTCCTCCGGATCCTgaagacaagaaaaaaagtaagatGATGAATGCCACAGGATCAGTACTCTTAGGAAGCTCCGTGTTTGTGAATTTTGCGTTGGTTTGTGCATTTGTTCTTGGTTTTTCCTTCATCTATAAGAAGAAATGGATAAGAAACAGTCCAGACGATGGCACCATTGAAACAAATTTGCGTTGTTTTAGCTACAAAGAGCTTGAGGGAGCTACAAATAACTTCAAGGAAGAAGTCGGCAGAGGATCTTTTGGTATTGTTTACAAAGGTGTCATTCAAACAAGAACAAGTACCACTGCAGTTGCAGTCAAGAAATTGGATAGAGTGTTTCAAGATGGTGAAAGAGAATTCAAGAATGAAGTCTTCGTGATTGGCCAGACTCATCACAAGAATCTTGTTCGGTTGCTCGGGTTCTGTGACGAAGGCCAGAACAGGTTGTTGGTGTATGAGTTCTTGAATAATGGAACATTAGCCAGTTTCCTTTTCGGAAACTTGAAGCCTAACTGGAACCTCAGAACTAACATTGCATTTCAGATTGCAAGAGGGCTTCTGTACCTACATGAAGATTGCAGAGCTCAGATCATCCATTGTGATATAAAGCCTCAGAACATATTGCTTGATGATTACTACACTGCTCGGATATCGGACTTTGGTTTGGCAAAGCTTTTGACATTGAATCAGAGCAAAACTATTAAGACGGCTATAAGAGGAACAAAAGGGTATGTAGCTCCTGAATGGTTTAGGAACTCAAAAATCACAGCAAAGGTTGATGTGTACAGCTTTGGTGTTTTGTTGCTAGAAATCATTTCCTGCAGGAAAAGCTTTGATATTGAAATGGGTGAAGAGTATGCAATTTTAACAGATTGGGCTTTTGATTGCTACAGAAATGGGAAATTGAATGTTTTGGTTGGGGAAGACAAGGAAGCCATGAATGATATAGAATGTTTAGGGAAGCTTGTGATGGTTTCCATTTGGTGCATTCAAGAGGATCCATCTCTTAGACCAACAATGAAGAAAGTTTTACAGATGCTTGAAGGAGTTGTTGAAGTGAGTGTTCCCCCAAATCCATATCCATTTAGTAGCTCAATGGGCTTATATTGA